One window from the genome of Alnus glutinosa chromosome 13, dhAlnGlut1.1, whole genome shotgun sequence encodes:
- the LOC133853991 gene encoding protein FAR-RED IMPAIRED RESPONSE 1-like — protein sequence MDSSSSRLDNEGEFDDDLTHQDDRQNDMGEKFEKSKDLMTFISDEELNDEEENVVLPVVLKDDEKVEEPKESMTFSSLDEVCSYYRKYAKQAGFGIAQRSSRKKKGIKGYVMLICTRGGAERPKTSDCSKPIPISNKTGCGARICANLCDDGTWFLSKVELMHNHSLSPGKARFFRSNKKISDAAKRRLELNDRAGIRLCKNFNSLVVESGGFENLSFGERDCRNYINKARELNLGKGGAQALCDYFRRMQKQNSGFYYVIDVDDDCRLRNVFWADARSRAAYDFFGDVITFDTTYLTNKYDMPFAPFVGVNHHGQSILLGAGLISREDTDTFVWLFKCWLECMNGQAPKAIMTDQDRAMKNAIAIGAINKCLYDSQTCEEYEENWKDLLEKYNLHDNAWLNGLYMDKTFWVPAYMKDTFWAGMSTTQRSESMNAFFDGYVHSRTTLKEFVDEYDNALRRMVESEARADFDSFNRTIPCISALQLEKQFQVVYTNAKFKEIHEQFVKMMSCNNALLKSEGAISTFEVVEYVAVGDHLIEKTFLVYFNENELEVKCTCAMFEVKGILCRHSLSVLRTKKVTTLPQRYVLDRWRKDIKREYSKVKSSYDAISDNPHAQIHDKVRNNLEELLSLTSLLSHLLAAKMCLVL from the exons ATGGACTCTTCAAGTTCACGATTGGATAATGAGGGTGAATTTGACGATGATCTAACCCATCAAGATGACCGTCAAAATG ATATGGGTGAAAAATTTGAGAAGTCGAAGGATTTAATGACATTTATTTCTGATGAAGAGTTGAATGATGAGGAAGAAAATGTGGTACTACCTGTGGTGttaaaggatgatgagaaagtTGAAGAGCCGAAAGAATCAATGACATTTAGTTCATTAGACGAAGTCTGCTCTTATTATAGGAAGTATGCTAAGCAAGCTGGGTTTGGTATAGCGCAGAGAAGCTCGAGAAAAAAGAAGGGTATAAAAGGTTACGTAATGCTTATATGTACTCGTGGAGGTGCAGAGCGACCTAAAACAAGTGATTGTTCGAAGCCAAttccaatttcaaataaaacagGGTGTGGTGCTAGGATTTGTGCAAATTTATGTGATGATGGAACGTGGTTTTTGAGTAAAGTTGAGTTGATGCATAATCATTCGTTAAGCCCGGGCAAGGcgagattttttagaagcaaTAAGAAAATTAGTGACGCTGCGAAAAGAAGACTTGAGCTAAATGACAGAGCAGGAATACGTTTgtgtaaaaatttcaattcattaGTTGTTGAAAGTGGAGGGTTTGAGAATCTTtcctttggagagagagattgtcgGAATTATATTAACAAGGCAAGAGAACTCAATCTTGGTAAAGGTGGTGCTCAAGCACTTTGTGATTATTTCAGAAGAATGCAAAAGCAGAATAGTGGCTTCTACTACGTAATAGATGTGGACGATGATTGTAGgttaagaaatgttttttgggctgatgcacggAGTAGGGCAGCGTATGATTTCTTTGGAGATGTTATTACGTTTGACACAACGTATTTGACCAATAAATATGacatgccatttgctccttttgtaggagtgaatcatcatggtcaatctATACTTTTGGGGGCAGGACTAATTTCAAGAGAGGATACAGACacatttgtgtggttgtttaaATGTTGGTTGGAGTGCATGAATGGTCAAGCCCCTAAAGCAATTATGACAGACCAGGATAgagctatgaaaaatgcaatcgCTATT GGTGCCATTAATAAATGTTTGTATGACTCTCAAACATGTGAAGAATATGAGGAAAATTGGAAAGATCTTCTGGAGAAGTATAATCTTCATGATAATGCATGGTTGAATGGGTTATATATGGATAAGACATTTTGGGTGCCGGCATACATGAAAGATACGTTTTGGGCGGGAATGAGTACTACACAgcgaagtgaaagtatgaacgcattttttgatggttacGTGCACTCACGAACcacattgaaagaatttgttgatgaatatgATAACGCTTTAAGGAGAATGGTCGAGAGTGAGGCACGTGCTGATTTCGATTCTTTCAATCGCACAATCCCATGTATAAGTGCCTTGCAATTAGAGAAACAGTTTCAAGTTGTTTACACAAATGCGAAGTTCAAAGAAATACATGAGCaatttgtgaaaatgatgtcTTGTAATAACGCTCTTCTCAAAAGTGAAGGTGCGATTTCTACCTTCGAAGTTGTTGAATATGTTGCAGTTGGAGATCACTTAATAGAAAAGACATTTCTTGTTTACTTCAATGAAAATGAACTCGAAGTGAAGTGCACATGTGCAATGTTTGAAGTAAAAGGCATCCTATGTAGGCATTCGCTTTCCGTGTTACGGACAAAGAAAGTGACAACTCTGCCACAAAGATATGTTCTTGACAGATGGAGGAAAGATATTAAGCGAGAGTACTCGAAGGTTAAGAGTAGTTATGATGCCATTAGTGATAATCCACATGCCCAAATACATGACAAAGTGAGAAACAATTTGGAAGAATTATTGTCGCTCACGTCG CTACTGTCGCATCTTCTAGCTGCAAAAATGTGCTTAGTCCTGTGA